GCCGCTCACCGCGGGGTCTCAGCGGTGGACCCAGACGCTGAAGTATTCGGGCATGGTGAACGCGGTCCTGGTGGATGCCAGCGCGGGAGACCAGGTGACCTTCCATCAGCTCTCCGCGAAGACCGATTCGACGTCTGGCGCCCCCGTCACCTACAACGCGGCCACCCGTGCCTTCACGGCGCCGCTGGTGCTCACGCAGGGGAGCACGGCGAGCTTCACGGGCACGATGACCGCGCTGCAGGACCAGTCGCTCACGCTGGACGTGCGCTCCCCGGACTTCGAGGCGCTGCGCACCGAGGTGCACCCCACCGCCACCGTGGTCCGTCACGACCTGTACTTCATCGCGGTGCCCGACGGCACGCGGGCAGGCTATGCGCTGGCGCCGGACCTGCTGTCCTGCTCGCTGACGGCGGGAAGCCCCTCTCGCGTCTATTCGTTCGTCTACGGCAACCCCTATCCGCAGTTCACGCAGGTGGGGATGGTCAGCACGGCGTTCAACGTGGCGCTGATGGCGCCGGGCGCGGCCCTGCCGCTGACCTTGCGTCTCTCGGTGGGACACAACGACGTCATGCCCGCGTTCGCGGCGTCCGCGGTCGTGCCCCGGCTGAGCCCGCCGCGCGGGGCGACGCTGGCGGGGCAGGCCGCGTCCGGGAACCTGACGGGCGTGGGGCTGATGCCAAACCTCGCCTGGGGAGCGCCCTCCGTGGGCACCGCGACCTCCTATGGGGTCTCTCTCTACGAGGTCTTCGTGAACGCCCAGGGTCGCACGTCGCAGGTCGCGGGCGGGCCGGTGGCACAGCTGTACACGGCGGGCACGTCACTGCGGCTGCCCCCCGGCGTGCTGCAGTCGGGCAAGTCCTACTTCGCCATCATCGAGGCCCGCGCCTCTGGTAACGCCGACTTCCAGGGCAAGCCCTTCCGGTCCAGCTACCCGGAGGCGAAGGCGATGACCGTCACGGGTGTCTTCACCCCGTGACCGGCGCACCCCGCTGAGTCCCGCTTCCTGGAGCCCCCATGGCGCGTTCGTGGGGGCTCCTCGCCGAGGACCCGGGCGGCAACCGGGCAGGATTGGACGCCACTGAATTCCGTCATCACAGGCTTCCTGGCAGAGTGTGTGCTTTCGCTGGGGGCCCGCCATGCAGAGCAGTGTCATCACCGAGGTGTTCCTGCCGATTGCCCTGGGCGTAATCATGCTCGGCCTGGGGTTGAGCCTCACCCTCGCGGATTTCCGCCGCGTGGCGGTGTATCCGCGCGCGGCGCTGGTGGGCCTGGGCTGTCAGACGCTGCTCATGCCCGCGGTGTGTTACGCCATCGCGACGGGCTTCGGGCTGCCGCCCCAGTTGGCCGTGGGGTTGATGCTGCTCTCCGCCACGCCGGGCGGCGCGACCGCGAACCTCTTCAGCCACCTGGCCAAGGGGGATGTCGCACTGAACGTCAGCCTGACGGCGGTCAACAGCGTGTTGTCGCTGCTCACGTTGCCGCTCATCGTGAACTTCTCCCTGGCGCACTTCATGGGGGAGGAGCGCGCCATTCCGTTGCAGTTCGCGAAGATCGTCCAGGTGTTCGGCATCGTCCTGGTGCCCATCTCGCTGGGAATGTGGGTGCGCGCGAAGCGGCCGGCGCTCGCGGATGGCCTGGACCGGCCCGTGCGCATCATCTCGGCGCTGTTCCTGGTGCTGGTGGTGCTCGCGGCGACGCTCAAGGAGCGGGACCAGTTGGTCACGTACTTCCAGAGCGTGGGGCTCGCGGCGCTGGCCTTCAACCTGGCCAGCATGGCGGTGGGGTTCGTGGTGCCCGTCCTGCTGCGCGTCGAGCGCAAGCAGGCGGTGGCGATCGCGATGGAGGTGGGCATCCACAACGGCACGCTCGCCATCGCGATTGCCTCCAGTCCCCGGTTGCTCAATGACGGCGTGATGGCCATTCCCGCGGCCATCTACAGCGTCATCATGTTCTTCACCGCCGGAGTCTTCGGAGCCCTGGTCGCCCGGAGGCAGGCTGCTGGCGCGACCGCGGAGGGCCTCCGCACCCAATAGCTACCTCCAGTCACTGCACGACAGGTCTTCTTGGACGAGGCCCAAGAACCCGTCCCAGGAGGTTCTGGTGCCGCGCCTTGGATGAACGTTGTCGAGCGTCAACGATGCCCGGCCCGAACCGTGGGAGCCGACAGGTCATACCCACGCGTCCGGTTCTTCATTGTAGGTGTGTCTCATTGAATGGTTCCTTCTCGCACGGGCAGTCCACCGGGAGGGGCCATGACGATCCGGTTCGGCTTCATCGACAACAGCGAAGGCGCGAACATCAGAACGCTTCCGATTGGCGAGAAGGGATCGACTTGTTTGACCCCTGAGCCACTTCCTCCCGGTACGCGGGTGACGCTGATTCAAGGGACCGGCCAGACCCCGGGATGGTCCTACGTATCGACCCTGGTGGGAGGATACCTGCTGCGAGGTCACGTGCAGGGCTTCCGCATCACGCTCGACCTGCCAGAGCCCGCCGCTACCCTCTACCAGGTCCAGCCGGAAGATCGGCTGGAGCCTATCGCCGCACGCATCTACCGGGATGCCATCATTCCGGGACGCGACCTGCGCTTCTACGAAAACGTCATCCACCATGTGAACATGAAGCACGGTAGGACTGGCGTCCGGCGTGGCCGGGAGGGCGTGGAGTTGGTCGCCGGCAAACGCATCTGGCTTGTCAGCATCGCGTACGCCAACCGGCTCCAGAAAGAAGTACCGAGTGGCTCCATCACCGGTGGAGCGCTCGCACGGGCGAAAGAGACCGCCCGGCACCTGAATCATCTCATTGCCTCCGTTGAGAACGCGGGGCTGTACTTCAATGAGGTCACCGGGCAGTACGCTCAAGCCATCAAGGAAAACTGGAGGGAGATCAGCGCCATTGTCGCGGGCTTCATCGCCGCGGAAGCCCTGTCGACCCTCCTGGCTGCAACGCCCACGGGCGTTGGCCAACTCGCTGCGGCGATCATCCAGTTGGGTCTGGCGGCCTTCGGTGCTCAAGGGATCGTCGATGCGGGAGTCGAGGCCCTGAAGCACGCCGAACTGTGGCTCACCCAGGCCTGGGCGGCTGACCGCTCTCCCGAACTGCTCAAGGAAGCCAGCAAGTCCTTTCTCCGGATGCTGATGAGCATCGCCATGGCCGCGCTTGCGCTCATGGGCGCGAAGGCCAACATGGGACGCGGTTTCAAGCTGGCGAACTCCGTGAAGATCACCCGGCCGCGCTACTACATGATGGCAGCGCAAGGTCCCGGAGGTATCTACGCGGGCGTCCCCGTGTTCCGGCCAGGGACCATCACCGCCGTGCAGTCCACCTACCTCCCCTTCAATTCCTGGGGGACTGGTTCGGCCATGACGTCAAAGACCGTCAAGGAGGGCTCCCGCACCCAATCGGATGCCGAACCCACCCTGACCGAGCGCACGCTCAGTGACGCAGAATGGGAGAGGCTGCTGGAGCGCCTGCCCAACTGGGACAAGCTCAAGGAACTTGTCGGGCGCAAGATTCCGAAGGACGGAACGCCTGAGTTCAACGCCCTCAAGAAGGAGCTTGAGGCAGCAGGATACCGTCTGGAAAAGATGAGCAAGGGCTCCCAGCCCTACCGGATTCGCCGCCTGGACGGAAAAGCGCTGGGGGATGAGCTCGGAGCGCTCACCGTCACCGAGGACGGGCTGGTCGTGCTCAAGGTCGGCAAGGGGACACCCCGCATCAGCATCTACAGTCGCTACCGGAAGAACTACCTGGATTGGGTGGAGAAGACCCATGGCAGCGCAGCTCGAAAGGCGGCGGAGGTTCGCATCGCCGGTGGCAACCCCATGCACCATCTCATCCCGGACGCGGTTGCCCAGAAGCATCCACTGATCCGCAAGGCCCTGGAGCGGATCGAGGGCTACACCATCGACCGCGGCACGAACATCCTCGACATGCCCTGCAAGAACCCGAAGGGGAAGATCATGCACCTGGGCAGCCACCCCAAGTACAACAGCTATGTCACCACGCTGCTCGATGATGCCCTGGAATCACTGGATGACGCCTTGAGCAAGCGCAAGCCTGGCTCCAGCCTGACGCCGAGGGAGATCCAGGACGCTCTCCTCGAAGTCGAGATGAACCTTCGCGAGGCCATTGAGTCCGGCGGGCTCCCCATGGAGGTTCTCAAGGAGTTGAGCGAGGATGGAATCGTCGTGGGCAAGAAGCTGGCGCTGCTGGAGTTGCCCTCCCACGAGGAGTCGCTCACGGCATGATGTACGCATTGACGGCGGATATCTCGCACATCGAGGAGGAAGGTGTCTTCGACGCCACCCTCATCGAGTTCGACGGCTTCGAGTCCGTCACGTTCCACAAGCCCAGCATCGACTACCAACGGGAACGAGGCGCTCCCGAGGTCATCGAGTTCACTGGCAACCTGCTGAACGCGGCCCGGCTGGACCACTTGTTCACCGCCCCCCGGGGGCTGCTGCTGCTTTCCCGGCGCATGGTGGGGGTGCTCGAATCCGTGGGGCCGTTCCGCCATCGGCTCATCCGGACGGTCATCTACACGGAACGCATCAAGCACCTGGTTCGCGACCGCTTCACCGGGCGGCGGACATGGCATGAGGTGCAAGACCCCTCGTTGAAGAACGAGGACTTCGTCATCCTCCAATTGCTGGAGGAGACAGACTGCCTCGACCGCGAACACACCCTGGTGAAAGGGGTGCCCTTCCACCAGTCCGGAGTGGGATTGCTGGGCAGGGAGAAGGCGCGGCCCCTTGTCCTCAGACCTCCATCCGGAGGTTTTCCTCCGGTGTTCTCCGTGCCCGAACTCTCCTTCTACTGCTTCACGGAGGAGGCCCGGCAGGCGTGTGAACGGGCGGGACTGAAGGGGCTCTGGTGGCGGCCTCAGGGGTAGGCCTCCTGGTTCCCTCGACCTCCGCCAGCCGTCGCCGCTGCCCCGAGCCGTTGACGGGGGGCTGCTTCGACGACCTACGACGCAGCTTGCCCCGCCTGGATACCCGGGAGTACGCGAACGCGGAGGCGATGATCCGCCGCTTCGAGGCACCGAGTTGCTAGAGGAACTTCATGGCCGAGAGAGCCGTGACTGCATGGCGTACTGGCTGGAGTTTCGCGATGAGGATGACTATCGGGCCCGACTGTTTGGCGGCGTTCGCGGCGGTTCGGCGCTGAAGTTCGGCATCTATCAACGGGCGGAAGACCAGAGTCTTCGGAGCCCTGGTCGCCCGGAGGCAGGCTGCTGGCGCGACGGCGGAGGAACTCCATCCGCGCAGGGCTCCGTAAGCGTCTCGGCCCGTCTATCCGCTCAGGACAGCCGCTGATAGTCGTAGGTGTTCTCGACGTGCCGGGACGAGTAGTAGAGGGTCACCTTCCGGTTGTTGTTGAAGGTCTCGGTGCGGATGGTGACGCGGCGGCCTGCGGGGCCATTGATGTAGAGCTCGATGACATCCACACCCGGGGCCTTGGGCGCACCGGTCTCCGGGTCGGATTGGTGTGGCTGCCGGTTGGTGATGCCGTAGTTCGAGGCTTCGGTGGCGCGACTTGAGGCGTACCCGGTGTCGAGCAGGTAGGCGATGGCCGCCTGATCGTCGCGGTTCACGGTGAGCCGGGTCAACGGAGCCATGACGATGGCGGAGTTGGGGGTAGGCGGCGTGCCGCGATACCTGGCCAGCGCGCGCTGGTAGTCCGCCGCCTTGGGGAAGGACGCCTGTTTGGGTTCACCCATCACCAGACCGCCCAACTTCAGGATGAGGCCACCGAAGTCCGCGAACGTGGAGTTCGAGGCGTTGATCTGCATCAGGTAGTACTCATACGACGCCCGCCACGGGGTGTTGTTGTCCTTCTTGATGATTTCGACAAGCTCGGAGGGCACATGCGCCACGTTGTTGATGAGAATCACGGTCGTCTCCCATCGGCGCCAGGCGCCGGGAAACACCGCCCGGGTTCAATGTGGACGGTGTTCCCTTGAGACGAACGTCGATGGGCCCTGTGAACGCAGCGGCTGGGACACGGGCTTCGACGACAGGCCATGGCCCCGCGGTGAACTAGCGGGCCTGCCCCTCGAGCGCGAGCCCGCTGCCCTGCGCGGCGCTGTACACGTGCGCGGGGTGGGCGACAGGCTCCTCCAGGGGCGCGGGCTGCATGAGGCCCGCACCCAGGAGCGCACCCTCGAGCGAGCCGTGCATCCGCTTCTCGAGCAGGAACTGCGCGAGCGGCTCGAGCGCGGCCTCCAGATGGGGCGGCACCTTCACCAGGGCCAGGTGCGAGCTGCGCACGGCGAGGAACTCCGCCAGGTACTGGAGCGTCGCCACACCCGCGGCGTCCACGAGCGACACCCGCGACAGGTCGACGACCACCAGCTTCGCCCAGGGCGGACCTTCGACGAGGTCGTAGAGCTTCAGGTGGTTGATGAACAGGATGGGCCCGTCCACGCGCGCCACCATGAGGTCCAGCGCCTCCGTGGGCGTGGGCGCTTCAGGGCTCTGCATGTGCAGACCGCGCTGCAGTTGCGACGCATCCGCCACCCGCTGCACCTCCAGCCGCAGGGCGCCATGGCGCCGCACGTAGAGGAGGCTGGCCAGCGCGAGCCCGGCCCCGATGCCGACAAACACGTTGAACATGGCGATCCCCAGCGCGGTGACGAGCACCACGCCCAACGTCGACTTGGACTGATTCCACATGGCAACAAGGCCCTCCAGATTGAGCAGGCGCACCCCCACGACCAGCAGGATGGCGGTGAGTGCGGCAATGGGGATGCGCGCCACCAGCGGCGCGAGCAGCGCCATGGCCACGAAGAGCCACAGGGCGTGCAGAACGGAAGCAGCGCGGGTGCGCGCACCCGCTTGAATGGACGCGCTGGCGCGCACGATGGCGCCCATCACCGGGAAGCCGCCGAACACGCCGGCCGCCATGTTGGACAGGCCCTGCGCGATGAGGTCCTGGTCCAGGTCACTGTGGGTGCGCGCACCGGTGAGCGTGTCGAGCGAGCTCGTCGCGAGCAGCGAGCCGAGCGACGCCAGCAGCGCGAGGCCGATGGCCGCCGGCAGGAGCGCCGCGAAGTTCACGCCCTCGAAGGACGGCAGCGTCGGCATGGGCAGCGAGCGCGGCAGGGCGCCCACCGCGTCGTAGCCCGCCCCGAGCGAGACCATCAGCACGGTGCCAATCGTCAGCCCGACGAGGACCGCGGGGATGCGCTTGTGCACCTTGGGCAGGGTCACCATGGCCAGCGCCGTGAGCGCTCCGGCCGCGACCCCGAGCCAGCCCACGTGCGCGCCCCACGTGCGCTGCATCACGAGCGCCACGGCGTTCGCGTGCGTGTCCTCCACCGCGAACAGCCGCGGCAGCTGCGTGTTGAGCAGCAGGAGCCCGATGCCCACCGTGAAGCCCATCACCACCGGCCGGGGGATGAGCCGCGCGAACCGCCCGGCGCGCACGAGCCCCAACGCCACCTGCATGGCGCCCGCGAGCACCGTGGCGATGGCGAGGCCCACGGCCCCGTGCATCGCCACGATGGCCGCGGCCATGGGCAGCAGCGCCGCCTCGGGGCCCGTGACCTGGTAGCGGCTGCCGCTGAGCAGCCCGCCCACGACGCCAGCCACCACGCCGGAGACGAGGCCCACGCTCGCGGGAAGTCCCGCGGCGGTCGCGAGCGCGACATTGAGCGGGAGGGCCACACACGCCACGCTCAGGCCGGCGGCCGCATCGGCTGGCAGGCTGCTGGGCTGCACCATCTCGCGCCAGCTTTGGAGAAGCTCGCCCGTACGCCGGGTCGAGAAGTGTCGCTTGGAGAGAGCGGTCGAAGACATGGAGGACGGCGTCTTTCAGATGCCGTGCCAGACGCCTTCCCAGAGGGAGGCGGGCCCCGCTGTCGGTCCCTCCCAGCAAGCGTCCTGTCGGTCCGGACCGACACTGTCGGGACCGACAGACGGCGTGCGAACTGACGGGCCGCGCGCACGGACGCGCGCTAGATTGCGCGCCATGTTGGTGCTCCGACTGCGTGCCCGGCTCCTGTTGTCCTACGCGGTGGTCACCGCGCTGCTGGTGGCGGCGTTCTCCCAGATGGCCCTGGGCCTCATGCACACCCACGAGGTGGTGGCGAGCGTGGGGCAGGAGGAGCTCGCGGCCTTCGAGCGGGAACAGCGGGTGTACGTCGCGGCCTGGGCGCTCGAGCTGGCGGTGCGGCGCGGCGTGGTGGCCTGTGAGCAGCACGAGAGCAGCGCGGCCGCCGTGCACCTCGCTGTCGCGAATGCTCGACAGGACCTCCAGGCCGCGCTCGGCGCCGGCTCGGAGCAGCTCGACGCGGGCTTCCGGGCGAGCGCCCAGGACTATGTGCAGTACGCCCTGCAACTGGAGCAGGCCGGCACCTGTGAGTCGATGCTGTCGTTTCCCCTGAGGGAGCGGCGGCTGCATCTGGATGAGGTCCTCACCACGGTGTGGTCCGAGCGCACGCGGGACATGCGTCTGGCCATCCAGGCGAAGGAAGACCAGGCGCGGTCCATTGGCTCGGCGGCGCTGCGCTCGGGCGGGCTCTTCGGCCTGCTGGGCATCCTCGCCGCGGGCGCGCTCGCCTTGTCGCAGGCGCGCGCGGTGTCGAACTCGGTGGCGCTGCTCTCCACGCATGCGCGCCGCATCGGCCAGGGGGACTTCAGCCCGCTGCCCCCGCTGCGAGGGCCCGAGGAGCTGCGGGCGCTCTCGCTGGACCTGGACCGCATGCGCGGGCGCCTGGCGGAGCTGGATCAGCTCAAGAGCGCGTTCGTGGCCTCGGTGTCCCATGACCTGCGCACGCCGCTGGCCCGGGTGCGCGAGGCCCTCTCGCTCCTGGGCGATGGCAGCACGGGCCCGCTGACACCGCAGCAGGCCCGCGTGGTGAAGCTCGCGCAGGCCGCGTGCGAGCGCGAAATCCGCATGGTGACCTCCGTGTTGGATTTGTCGCGCGTGCAGTCCGGCCAACCGCTGCAGCGCAATGCCGGCGCCTCGGTGGACCAGATTGTCGAGAACGTCCTTCGGGACCTCGCCTTCGAAGCGGACGAGCGCAAGGTCCAGCTGGTGTACGAACCCGCCGCGAAGCCCGTGCGTGCGCCCATCGATGATCCGTTGGTCGAGCGTGCCCTGTCCAACCTGGTGAGCAACGCCATCGCTGTCTCCAGCGCGGGCAAGACGGTGCGCATCTCGTGTGAGCTGGTGAGCCGCAAGCGCTCCGGCGCCGCCAGCTCCGTGCCCGCGGTCCAGCTGTCCGTCGCGGACCAGGGGCCGGGTGTGCCCGCGCATGCGCGCGAGTGGATCTTCCGGCCCTTCGCGAGCCTTGAGGTCGGCGGGCGCCGCAGCACGGGGCTGGGCCTGACCATCGCGCGCGAGATGATCACCGCGCACGGAGGTGAGCTGTCGCTCGCGGAGACCTCCGGGCCCGGTGCCACCTTCACCTTCTGGATTCCCCTTGAAGACCCCGCGTCCCCTGGAGCCCGTCTTGACGCCTGAGCCCCCCATCCAGCAGCCCCACGTGCTCCTGGTGGACGATGACCTCCAGCTCGCGGAGCTGATGTCCATGCGGATGACCTCCCGCGGCTACCGCGTGACGGTGGAGGGCGAGGGCAAGAGCGCCTTGCGCAGGCTGTCGCAGGAGCGCGTGGACGCGATGGTGCTCGACCTGCGCCTGGAGGACATGGATGGCATGGACGTGCTCCGGGCCGCGCGGCAGCGTGCGCCCGAGCTGTCCGTTATCATGCTCACCGCGCACGGCTCCATCGAGACCGCGGTGCAGGCCATGCAGGAAGGGGCCTACGGCTTTCTCACCAAGCCGTTCCACGACCATGAGCTGATGCAGAAGCTCACGCACGCGCTCGAGCGCTCGCTGCTGCGCCGGGAGGTGGCCGAGCTGCGGCGCCGCATGGGGGAGGAGGGCGAGCCCCTGCTCCTGGGCATCAGCGAGGCCATTTCGCGCGTGCGCGAGGTGATTGCCCGCATCGCCCCCACCGACGCCACCGTCCTGCTCACCGGCGAGAGTGGCACCGGCAAGGAGCTGGCGGCGCGGATGATCCACGTGCTCTCGCGGCGCGGCAAGGAGCGCTTCGTCGCCGTCAACTGCGGCGCCCTTCCGCCCGAGCTGCTGGAGAGCGAGCTGTTTGGCCACGTGAAGGGCGCGTTCTCCGGGGCGGTGCGCGAGCGCGAAGGCCTGTTCGGCGCGGCCAATGGCGGCACATTGTTCCTGGATGAAATCGGCGAGGCGTCTCCGTCCGTGCAGGTGAAGCTCCTGCGCGTGCTGCAGGAGCAGCGGCTCACGCGCGTGGGAGCGGACGTGGAGGAGCCCGTGGACGTGCGGGTGGTCGCCGCCACCAACCGGGACCTCGCGGAGGAGGTGGCCGCGAAGCGCTTCCGTCAGGACCTCTACTTCCGGCTGCACGTGGTGCCCATCGAGCTGCCGCCCCTACGCGAGCGGCTCGAGGACATCCCCCTGCTGGCGCAGCTCTTCCTGGAGCGCACGGCGAACCGCTACGGCCTGCGTCCGCCGCGTCTGGCGCCCGCGACGGTGGAGCTGATGCAGCGCTATGGCTGGCCTGGCAACGTCCGGGAGCTCATCCACGAGATGGAGGCTGCGGTGCTCCTGGCCGGCGCGGACGAGCTTCAACCGCGCCATGTGCCTCGCCTGGGTCAGGCGCTGGAGCGGCCCCCCGCCGCCGAGAGCGCGCAGCTGCCAGGCGTTCCCGCCGGGACCGCGGACCTGCCCTCCCTGCGCGAAGCCCGCGATGCCTTCGAGCGCGCCTACCTCGCGGAGGCCATGCGCCGCAGCAATGGCAGTGTCAGTGCCGCGGCCCGCATGGCCGGGCGCAACCGGAGCGACTTCTACGACCTGCTCAAGCGGCACGGACTGTCCGCCGCTGACTTCAAGGGGACCCCCGAGGGCGGGCCCACGCGCTGAGCCGGGCCGTGGTGCTGGACTGCGTGCGCTGCGAGCCATTGCTCCCACCTATTGGTGCAATGGTCAGCGCCGCCTGCCATCCTTGATTCTCCGTGCCAGGTTTTTCAGGGCGAGTGACGCTGCACAGGGTCGTGCCAGCTGCTTGCCGCTACCCCCGGCACCTCATGAAAAAGATATCCAGGTCCGTTGTGCTGGCGCTCAGTCTGGCATTGCTCGCCGGCTGCGCTGACTCTTCCTCCGACACGGGCTCGGCCCGGTTCGCCGTCTCCATCCGCCAGGCGCTCGCGTCCGGCATCTCCCGCGTCACCGTCACCTCGAGCGGCCCGGACATCCCCCCGGTCACCGTGGACCTTGCCCCCACCGACGGGGTGTGGGGCGGCGTCATCGGCAACATTCCCGTGGGCCCCGACCGCTCCTTCGTGGCGCGGGCCTTCGACGCCTCGGGCACAGTGCTCTTCGAGGGCTCGGCCTCCGGCATCACCATCTCCGCGGACCAGACGACCCTCGTTGCCATCACCCTCCAGGAGACGAACCCTCCACCGCCCTTCGACAACGAGGCCCCGCTCATCGACGCCCTGGTGGCCTCTTCCACCTCCGTGCCCGCTGGCGGCTCCCTCTCCCTGGTGGCCACGGCGCATGACCCCAATCCGGGCGACACGCTCTCCTTTGCCTGGAGTGCCACCGCAGGGACCTTCTCCTCGCCCTCCGCCGCCTCCACTTCGTGGACGGCGCCGCTGTCCACGGGCATTCAAACCCTGACGTTCACGGTCACGGACTCGCGTGGCCTGTCCTCCATCATCGTCCTGGAGGTCAATGTCAGTCCGGAAGGGCAAGAAGGGGAGGCGCGGGTGTCTCTCTTCTTCAACAGCTCACCCCGGGTTGATTCTGTCATTGCCACCCCCACGCAGCTCGTTGTGGGACAGCCGACCGCTGTCTCCGTCTGTGCTTCCGACCCGGATGGCGACAGCCTCTCCTATGCCTGGAGCGCATCCTGTGCTGGGACCTGGATCAATGCCTCCTCCAGTTCAGCCCGGTTCACTCCGTCGTCCTTGCCCCCCGGTGGCTGTAACAACTGCCGCCTGACGGTCACCGTTTCGGATGGGCGCGGTGGAGTGAACATGGGCACCGTCGCCCTGTGCGTCCGCGACACTCCCCCGGCCAATCACTTTCCTCCTGTCATCATCCGCTCCTATCGCTCGTCAGACACGGCGACTCCAGGGCAGGTGATCACGTACGAGGTGGTGGCCAGCGACCCGGAGGGCTCCGCGCTCACGTTCTCCTGGCAGGCCACTGCCGGCGTGCTCGGGACCCCTGCGAGCGATGACTCCCGCAGCCGCATCACGTGGACTGCCCCCGGCTGTGTCAGTGCCGGAACGCCCCCGACCGTCACCGTCACCGTCACGAATGCCTTCAACCTGACGGACGTCCGGAGCTTCGAGGTGACGGGGCTGCCCACCTGCACCGCCTCGGGCGTCTGGGTTGCTACCGGCTCCATGATCCAACCCCGCAGCGGTCATACGGCGACGCTGCTGCCCAATGGCCTGGTCCTCGCCGCGGGGGGCTTCAGTGGGGGATTCCTCGCGACGGCGGAGGTGTATGACCCGGACTCGGGCTCCTGGAGCCCGACCGGCTCCATGTCGCAACCTCGCTCGGGCCACCTGGCGACGCTGCTTCCCAACGGCAAGGTGCTCGTCGTGGGAGGACGTGACGCCAACGGCTT
The sequence above is drawn from the Corallococcus sp. NCRR genome and encodes:
- a CDS encoding HAMP domain-containing sensor histidine kinase, which gives rise to MLVLRLRARLLLSYAVVTALLVAAFSQMALGLMHTHEVVASVGQEELAAFEREQRVYVAAWALELAVRRGVVACEQHESSAAAVHLAVANARQDLQAALGAGSEQLDAGFRASAQDYVQYALQLEQAGTCESMLSFPLRERRLHLDEVLTTVWSERTRDMRLAIQAKEDQARSIGSAALRSGGLFGLLGILAAGALALSQARAVSNSVALLSTHARRIGQGDFSPLPPLRGPEELRALSLDLDRMRGRLAELDQLKSAFVASVSHDLRTPLARVREALSLLGDGSTGPLTPQQARVVKLAQAACEREIRMVTSVLDLSRVQSGQPLQRNAGASVDQIVENVLRDLAFEADERKVQLVYEPAAKPVRAPIDDPLVERALSNLVSNAIAVSSAGKTVRISCELVSRKRSGAASSVPAVQLSVADQGPGVPAHAREWIFRPFASLEVGGRRSTGLGLTIAREMITAHGGELSLAETSGPGATFTFWIPLEDPASPGARLDA
- a CDS encoding sigma-54-dependent transcriptional regulator, coding for MTPEPPIQQPHVLLVDDDLQLAELMSMRMTSRGYRVTVEGEGKSALRRLSQERVDAMVLDLRLEDMDGMDVLRAARQRAPELSVIMLTAHGSIETAVQAMQEGAYGFLTKPFHDHELMQKLTHALERSLLRREVAELRRRMGEEGEPLLLGISEAISRVREVIARIAPTDATVLLTGESGTGKELAARMIHVLSRRGKERFVAVNCGALPPELLESELFGHVKGAFSGAVREREGLFGAANGGTLFLDEIGEASPSVQVKLLRVLQEQRLTRVGADVEEPVDVRVVAATNRDLAEEVAAKRFRQDLYFRLHVVPIELPPLRERLEDIPLLAQLFLERTANRYGLRPPRLAPATVELMQRYGWPGNVRELIHEMEAAVLLAGADELQPRHVPRLGQALERPPAAESAQLPGVPAGTADLPSLREARDAFERAYLAEAMRRSNGSVSAAARMAGRNRSDFYDLLKRHGLSAADFKGTPEGGPTR
- a CDS encoding bile acid:sodium symporter family protein produces the protein MQSSVITEVFLPIALGVIMLGLGLSLTLADFRRVAVYPRAALVGLGCQTLLMPAVCYAIATGFGLPPQLAVGLMLLSATPGGATANLFSHLAKGDVALNVSLTAVNSVLSLLTLPLIVNFSLAHFMGEERAIPLQFAKIVQVFGIVLVPISLGMWVRAKRPALADGLDRPVRIISALFLVLVVLAATLKERDQLVTYFQSVGLAALAFNLASMAVGFVVPVLLRVERKQAVAIAMEVGIHNGTLAIAIASSPRLLNDGVMAIPAAIYSVIMFFTAGVFGALVARRQAAGATAEGLRTQ
- a CDS encoding SulP family inorganic anion transporter → MSSTALSKRHFSTRRTGELLQSWREMVQPSSLPADAAAGLSVACVALPLNVALATAAGLPASVGLVSGVVAGVVGGLLSGSRYQVTGPEAALLPMAAAIVAMHGAVGLAIATVLAGAMQVALGLVRAGRFARLIPRPVVMGFTVGIGLLLLNTQLPRLFAVEDTHANAVALVMQRTWGAHVGWLGVAAGALTALAMVTLPKVHKRIPAVLVGLTIGTVLMVSLGAGYDAVGALPRSLPMPTLPSFEGVNFAALLPAAIGLALLASLGSLLATSSLDTLTGARTHSDLDQDLIAQGLSNMAAGVFGGFPVMGAIVRASASIQAGARTRAASVLHALWLFVAMALLAPLVARIPIAALTAILLVVGVRLLNLEGLVAMWNQSKSTLGVVLVTALGIAMFNVFVGIGAGLALASLLYVRRHGALRLEVQRVADASQLQRGLHMQSPEAPTPTEALDLMVARVDGPILFINHLKLYDLVEGPPWAKLVVVDLSRVSLVDAAGVATLQYLAEFLAVRSSHLALVKVPPHLEAALEPLAQFLLEKRMHGSLEGALLGAGLMQPAPLEEPVAHPAHVYSAAQGSGLALEGQAR
- a CDS encoding AHH domain-containing protein, encoding MTIRFGFIDNSEGANIRTLPIGEKGSTCLTPEPLPPGTRVTLIQGTGQTPGWSYVSTLVGGYLLRGHVQGFRITLDLPEPAATLYQVQPEDRLEPIAARIYRDAIIPGRDLRFYENVIHHVNMKHGRTGVRRGREGVELVAGKRIWLVSIAYANRLQKEVPSGSITGGALARAKETARHLNHLIASVENAGLYFNEVTGQYAQAIKENWREISAIVAGFIAAEALSTLLAATPTGVGQLAAAIIQLGLAAFGAQGIVDAGVEALKHAELWLTQAWAADRSPELLKEASKSFLRMLMSIAMAALALMGAKANMGRGFKLANSVKITRPRYYMMAAQGPGGIYAGVPVFRPGTITAVQSTYLPFNSWGTGSAMTSKTVKEGSRTQSDAEPTLTERTLSDAEWERLLERLPNWDKLKELVGRKIPKDGTPEFNALKKELEAAGYRLEKMSKGSQPYRIRRLDGKALGDELGALTVTEDGLVVLKVGKGTPRISIYSRYRKNYLDWVEKTHGSAARKAAEVRIAGGNPMHHLIPDAVAQKHPLIRKALERIEGYTIDRGTNILDMPCKNPKGKIMHLGSHPKYNSYVTTLLDDALESLDDALSKRKPGSSLTPREIQDALLEVEMNLREAIESGGLPMEVLKELSEDGIVVGKKLALLELPSHEESLTA